In a genomic window of Telopea speciosissima isolate NSW1024214 ecotype Mountain lineage chromosome 5, Tspe_v1, whole genome shotgun sequence:
- the LOC122662964 gene encoding uncharacterized protein LOC122662964: MNEIADSEYDSSSSSYSSEDDNILEHQNLLEQLEQRRAQPVREDTSLINLGTDQCPRMIKICSSLNNDEISRMTSLLKEFEEVFTWSYKDMPGIDSEIVQHRLPTYLDAHLAKALHDITSGQIGLEDGSNQISLQETSIDRKNGQVVVVISEFDITYVNQKSVKGQAISDHLTAFPVKTNSQPTKDSFPDEDLHFAEEDLNEGWQLYFDGATNQKGFGAGVLLITLEDFYLPMAFQLEFGYTNNIAEYEACVIGLEMALSVGVEKIKVFGDSSAVICQTEGKWRTKDEKLKPYQVYLEQLARCFKEVSFEYLPRDSNRFSDALATLASMVECDPWDRIRPFLIERRTSPAYGEPVNALTKDRRPWYAPIVDYIRERRYPKHFSKRKKRHLRKYVTQFILQGSLLYKRSYDGIQLLCVDEEQAQTIIEGNPPRNMWTTHECKDVGQEDPQNGIFANIIHIPPTELHSLIAPWPFSTWRIDVIGKITPKASNGHEFVLVAIDYFTKWVEAQSYAVLTAAKMAKFIKENIICRYDVPQQLILDQGLNF; the protein is encoded by the exons atgaatgaaattgctgattccGAGTatgattcatcttcttcttcctattcttctgaggATGACAATATTCTTGAACATCAGAACTTAttggaacaattggagcaaagaagagctcaacccgtccgagaggacacaAGTCTCATAAATCTAGGAACtgaccaatgccctcgaatgatcaaaatttgTTCTTCTCTCAATAATGACGAAATCTCCCGAATGACCTCTCTCCTCAAAGAATTCGAGGAAGTTTTcacctggtcctacaaggacaTGCCTGGCATCGACTCAGAGATCGTGCAACATAGGCTGCCCACGTATCTAGATGCTCATCTG GCTAAGGCATTACATGATATCACATCCGGTCAAATTGGTCTcgaggatggatccaatcaaatatCTCTTcaagaaaccagcattgaccgGAAGAATGGCCAGGTGGTTGTTGTTATATCGGAATTCGACATAACCTATGTCAATCAAAAGTCTGTAAAAGGGCAGGCAATCTCAGACCATTTGACAGCATTTCCTGTGAAGACTAATTCACAACCAACAAAGGAttccttcccagatgaagatctGCACTTTGCAGAAGAAGACCTGAATGAAGGATGGCAATTATATTTTGATGGAGCCACAAATCAAAAAGGGTTTGGGGCCGGGGTGTTGCTCATAACCCTAGAAGATTTTTATTTACCTATGGCATTCCAGTTGGAGTTCGGCTacaccaataacatagcagagtatgaagcctGTGTCATTGGGTTGGAAATGGCCTTGTCTGTGGGAGTGGAAAAGATCAAAGTCTTTGGAGATTCTTCTGCTGTGATATGTCAAACTGAAGGGAAGTGGAGGACTAAGGACGAAAAGTTAAAGCCCTACCAGGTTTATTTGGAGCAATTGGCCCGATGCTTCAAAGAAGTCTCTTTTGAATATCTACCCAGAGATAGCAACCGGTTTTCGGACGCCTTAGCTACTTTAGcctccatggtagaatgtgatccTTGGGATAGGATCCGACCTTTTCTGATAGAAAGACGGACTAGCCCGGCATATGGAGAGCCAGTCAATGCGCTCACCAAGGATAGAAGACCTTGGTATGCACCAATAGTTGATTACATCAGGGAAAGGAGGTACCCCAAGCATTTctccaaaagaaagaagaggcatTTGCGGAAATATgttactcaattcatcctccaaggaagcCTGCTGTATAAAAGATCTTATGATGGAATCCAACTATTATGCGTAGATGAGGAGCAAGCTCAAACTATTATTGAAGGAAATCCaccaaggaatatgtggaccacacatgaatgcaaagATGTTGGCCAAGAAGATCCTCAGAATGGG atatttgccaacattatCCATATTCCTCCAACAGAGCTGCACTCGTTGATCGCCCCTTGGCCATTCTCTACTTGGAGAATTGATGTGATTGGAAAGATAACTCCCAAAGCCTCTAACGGGCATGAATTTGTTCTGGTCGCCATTGACTATTTCACgaaatgggtggaggctcaatcttacgCAGTTCTGACTGCTGCTAAgatggcaaagttcataaaagaaaacatcatttGCAGATACGATGTGCCTCAGCAATTGATTTTAGATCAAGGCTTGAATTTTTga